In Leptospira fletcheri, the genomic window TAAATAGATTCCGGATAGACGAGGCTGTGGGGCTTCTATCCGAAAATTCCAATCAGGACATTTTGTCGATCTGCTATTTTGTGGGATTCAATTCGAAATCATCGTTTAACGACGCGTTCCGTAAGATCACCGGAAAAACCCCGAGTCAGTTGAGAGGTGGGGGAAAGTCGGACAAACAAAATCCGGGCAGAGTCGTAAAACCGGTCAATTCCTAGGGTTGGAAATCCGTATGAAGCAGGATCCAATCCTCGCTTTTTCGATCTTGCCAGTCCTTTTCCTCGTAAAACGTTCCGCCTACGGATTCCAGTATTCTTTTCATGTACGGTTCGCCGGGGTCGAAATCCTGGGCGTCCAGAAAGATGGATCCTCCCCATTTCTTCTTGGCTTGAGTATGGGAATAGACTCCGTTCAGACGTTCGATGGACTTATTGTTGAGCGGGAATTCGTATTTTCGGGAAAGTTCCTTTACCAGTTTTGCCACGGCTTCCGTCTGCTTGGGATTACCTAAAAGCATTTCCGTATCCTTGCCTACGATCTCCACCTGAAAACAATTGCGATTCGTTCCCGTGGCAGCGGCGGCGGCATGAAGATGGTGGTCCAGCAGTTGGTAGATCTTTCCGTCCTTGTCCGCGAGAAAAGTCGCGGAAAGATTTCTTTTTTCTAATACGTTTAACGTAGCATTATAATCGGGAATCGCGGTGAAATGCAGGACCACGCAGTCCGCCGAGATCGTCCCGCGATGATTGTATTTGAGTCTCCGCTCCTCCGGCAGGAGTCCTTCCAAGGTCTTTTCGATCGTTTCCAACTCCGCTTTCGGAGTAGGGGTGACCCCTCTCCCTTTATCGTAGGTGGGTTCCCGTGGTTCTCCGGTGGGGCCGCTAAACGGTTTTTCCCTTCTTAACACCCAGTCAGGACCGAAGCGTTCCTTCCATTCCGTTTCGGAAAAATATTTTCCCCCGGATTCCTCCAGGATCGTCTTCAGAACGTTCTCGCTTCCGCATTCCCCTCCGTCCAGGAATCTTCCGTATCTTTTTTTGGCTTGGGAGTGCGTAAAGATTCCGTTCTTGGAATCTATGTCATAATTCGTAAAAGGAATTTTGTAATCCGAAGCGATCCTTCGCACCAGCTTCAGAAAAGCTTTCTTTTGGACGGGTCGTTTCAGGATTTCCTCGCGGTTGCCTTCCCAACTGATGTGAATGACGTCCTCGTCGGTTTTGGGCGCCGCCTTCAGCCGGATTTTATCCGGTTCGTCGGTCCCGTAGATTTTTCCGGATTTGTCCACCAGATAATGGACGAGCCAGCCTCCTGCGGCGCTTCTGCGGATATATTCCTCGGGGGAAAGTCCCCTCGTATGGTGAACCAGAATACCTCTGGTCCTATTTCCTTTTCTGGGCGCAGATAAATCGGCAGTATTTTCTCCGGGTTTTAATAGGGAAAGGATCGGAAACGTGGGTTCTTGGATTTTCCCTTCTACGGTTTCGTGCGTTAGGGGTTGTCCGGCATTGCAACGAACGGTAAGGACCGCGATCATTCCGATCGCTCTGATATTCAGCAATTTCTCTCCTTCAGTCTTTCCTTTAAAAGGGAAAGATCCGCTCTCACTCTCTCCAGAATCGTTTTGGCTCGGGTGTGTCGGTTTAGTAAATCTTTATATTCTAAAATGATTTCGGATCTTTTCCTGTGCGCCTCTCGGAGTTGAGGTTCGGGAGGGAGATGTTCCAGATCGCGGAACGCGGATTCGGCGTCTGTGCGGATCCGCGTCCAGATAGAATGATAAGAGGAATACACTTCCTTAGGGAGGGTCTCTTTGGAAACCTTCAATCTTTCCTCCATCTGGGGAAGATCGGTTCTCAAAAAACCTTCCAGGGCTTGGGAATCCTGGACAAGTTCGTCCAAGATGTTCCTGAGATGGGATTCCACGGCGGCGGTCTGAGCATGGATCGCGTTCTTGGCTCTGAGGAAAACTCTCAAAATGGCGGCGGTCGCCAAGAGTAGGACCAATAAAAAGACGACGAAGGAGGATTTAGAAAGTAACCAAATCAGAGCCGGAGAGTCGAACCATTCCGGAAAAAGAACTCCCACGATTCCGGCTCCCAAAAGCGGGAGAACAAGAACAACGAGGAATATCCTTTTCATTTCAGTCTCATTTCTCCGAAGGAATTTCTGCTGTCAAGGTCAAGACGCGAACCTTTCGGACCGAAACTAGAGTGAATGGAAGCTCTTCCCGACGAATTCAACTCCCGTCCTTCTAAAAAGGGCATGCCGAAAGTGGTGAACCTAGGTTTTTATAAGATCAAAAAGTCCTTGAAGGAAGAGGGCTTCGAAGTCGTGGAAAGGCCAGACGGAAAGATCACACTCGTTCTTAGAATCAAGGAATAATCCGGAAGGATCCCGATTCCGGACCGGAGACTATTCTCCTAATTGAGGGGGTTCTTCCGAGAACTCTTTTGGCTCTTTCTTTTTCGGAACTAAGCCGTCTTTGCAGGATTTGCTCAGCAAGGAGTCGATCTTGGCCTTTTCCGGTGTGTGAGGAATGATCCGAAGATAAATCCGGTAATTCCGTACGGCTCCGAGGCAATAACCGGATTTTAAGTAAAGGCTTCCTAGCAGCCTCCTAGCTCCGGGATGGGCCGGTTCGTGTTCGATCAAGCGGTTTGCTAAGCGCATCGCTTTTTCGGGATTGGTTTGCATGATTTTTCGCGCTTCTTCCCAACTCGGAAGGAGTTCTTCCTCATACAGTCTATATAGGCTTTCGTTTCCCATATCGAATACTTTGAACACTACCATATCGGAGGCCCCGCTCCGGCAGATGCCATACCAGATATCTTCTTGGTTTTCGGTGATCTTATTTCCTCGGATGGTCACCAACTCCGTGCCGTCCAAGCACCCCGCCATTTTGTATATGTCTTTCATGGCTGCGGGAGAAGCCGCCATTAGCACTCTAGCGTTTCCGGAATAGAATGCGATGTCGTCTTCGGGAAGGGCGTCTTCCGGATTTGCGGTATTCGGAGTATCGTTAAACACCCTCAATTTGATCGAAGAATCCAAAACCCAAGCAGGGAGTTGGAGGCTCTTTACGAACAGGTCTTCCGGTTTCCAAAGAGATTGCAAGGAGGCGCAACTCGTCGCAAAGAAGGTTCCCGCGAGAAGGAATAATTTGGCGGATCGAGGTTCTTTTCCGGTTGCCACATAGGGTAACTTGTGTTTTTTCGATAATAGAATCAACTAGGAAACCGATGCCCAAGGAACTTAAAGCAAAACTGAACGGCTCTGGCCAAAAACATTGCATCATCGCGTCCCGTTTTAACGAATTCATCGTTGAAAGTCTTTTAAAAGGGGCCTTGGACGCTCTGAACGCCGCCGGTGTGGAAGACAAGGATATTACCGTTGTCCGTATTCCGGGTGCGTACGAATTTCCCGTGGTAGTTTCCAAGGCCGCAGCATCCAAAAAGTACGATTCCATCATTTGCTTGGGTGCAGTGATCCGCGGCGCGACGGCCCATTTCGACTTTGTTGCGGGAGAATCCGCTAAAGTCGGTTCCATCGGAGTACAGTATTCCTTACCTGTCGTTTTCGGAGTGTTGACCACAGACACGATCGAGCAAGCCGTAGAGAGGGCAGGTACGAAGGCGGGAAACAAGGGTTATGAAGCCGCGTTGACAGCCGTCGAGATGGTGAATCTGTTGGCTCTCCTCTGATCCATGTCCGTTTCCAGAAGGAAGGCCAGAGAAATCGCCGTAATGGCGCTTTATCAGTTGGAGCTAGTCAAGCCTCCCATTTCCGAGGTCTTGAAATTCAAATGGTACGATAAAAAAATCGAAACCGAAGAGAGGGATTTCGCGGTTTCGATCATAAATGGGGTTGTGAAAAATTCCGAAGCCATCGATACTTTAATCAAGAAGTACTCGAGGAACTGGGATTTCGAAAGAATTTCCCCGGTGAATAAGTGCATACTGCGCTTATCCATCTACGGGCTTCTCAACTCCATGGAGATCCCACCGATCGTTGTAATCGACGAAGCGGTCGAATTGACCAAAGAGTTCGAGAGTGAAAATTCCGTGCCGTTTATCAACGGGATCCTAAACTCCATCCTCCAGTACGAGACCAACCGACATGGAAAACCCGATCCGCAAAAACCGGATCTTCCTGGAGACGGAAGAACCTAAAACCTCGGCGTATTACGGAGAGGAGCCTGAGTCCTTTCAACCGCGTCGTTCTTATAATAAACTGGCCTTTTTTTGGGCGGCCATGGTGCTACTGATTCTTTTGGCGTTTCTGGCGGCCGGGTGGTATTATTTTTCCCATCGTTCGGGAGAAATTGCCGGAGGGGGATTTCCAGGGAGTAAAGATCTACTTGCTCCAAAGGGTGACATTAGTCGTCTACTGGAGAGACCTTACCTCCCGGAAGGTTCCGCAAATCCGCAGCTTACGAAGTGCATCAATTTATACAAGGAAAGGTTTACTCGTCAGGCATTCGATTATTGTACGGAATTTCTGAACGGACCTTCCACGGAACCGGAAAAATCCTTAGCTTTGACGGTGCTCGGAGTGATTCATGATGAAGCCGGGCGTTTTCCGCTCGCGATCGAAAGGCTTCAGAAAGCGATTCTATACGATCCGAAAAACGTACACGCTTATTACAACCTGACTTTGGCTTACAAGCACAACGGTCAATTTGCGGATGCGCGTTCCACGGCGATGAAGGCCAAGGAGTTGGCTCCCGACGATCCAAGGATCGCGTTGCTTGCAGGAAATTTGTTCAATGAAATCAACGATCCGGACGCGGCCATTGACTCGTACAAACGAGGTCTTTCGTCCGCGCCTGACGATCCGTACCTAACGTACAATTTGGCGGTGAGTTATTTTAAAAAAGGAGAACTCCCGCAGGCGGAAGAACAGTTCAAGCTTGTGGTACTAAAGTCCCGGGGTGGAAAACTCGCGGCGTTGTCGAATTCCTATTTGGGAAACATCGCATACAATCGCGGCGAATTAGCTGCGGCCGAACACTATTTCCGGGAAGCGGCCAACCTTTCTCCGAACGACGCGAAAGCTCTGTACAATCTTTCCGTGGTGCTTAAGAAAAACGGAAAGCAGGAAGAAGCTCTGAAATATCTGGAACTCGCCAAACAGGCAGGCGCCAGCGACCCGGAGATTTTCCGTTCTATCGCGGAATCCTTCGAACAATTGAATCAGGGAGAGCAGTCCATCAGCACTTTGCAGAAGGGACTGAAATACAATCCGAATAATCTGGATCTTCTTTTCCAATTGGCGGAAACCTATTACAATCGCGGGGATTTGCTCGCCGCGGAAGAAACCTATCGTCGGATCGTGGATTCCACTCCGGGAGACAGCTTTACAGAGACAGCGTTATTGAATCTAGGTGTGGTTCTGGATCAGATGGAAAGATACGGAGAGGCAGTCACTTACCTGAACCGTCTGATCGAGATCAATCCTAAAAATGCAAAAGCATATTATAATTTAGGTCTAGTCTACAAACATACCGGCAACGGAGTGCAAACGATAGAGAATTTCCGTCGCGCTGCCTACCTGGACCCTTCGGACATCAAACCCAAGGAGGCGTTAGGGGACTATTATTTGGAGAATAAGTTCTATCGGGAAGCGATAGAAGAATATTCGGTTATCGTTAAGCAAAAGGAAGATAATTATAAGGTCGCGTTGAAACTCGCGGAGGCTTATATAGGTTCCAATCAGAGCTCGAACGCCGAAAAGGTGCTCTTACAAGTACTGAACCAATCCAGGAACCCGGCGGAACTCCAGCAGGCCCATAAAAAACTCGCCCTTTTGTACAATAAATCCAAGGATCCGGATTTACGGAATCGAGCAAAGGACGAGGCGTACCGTTCGGCGCATATGAATCCGGAGGATTACGAAGGACGACTGGTTTTGACCAAGATCCTTTTGGATTCCAATTCGGTGTTGGATCGGGAAAAGGCGATCGAAGAATTGACAGCGATCGTCAGATCCGAAGTCAGACCGAAGACGGCGTCGACGGCCTACAATTATTTGGGAGTCGCGTATTACAAAAACGGTGAATACAAGAAAGCCGTGCGTTCATTTCAGAATTCGATCGATTTGGACCCTTCCAACACGGAAGCGTACGACAATAAGAGAGCTGCCGCCGCGGCTTTGGAAGGGGCTTCCGTAAGGGAGGGAGCTTTCTGAAACGGATTCTCCTGCCGCTTCTCTTTTGCTACTGTTCGGCGTTTTCCTACTCGATATTTTCCGAGGAAGCAAAGGATCCCTTTCGAGAGGAGGTTCTTTCGGGAGGGAGAAAACAAGCCAGGGCGATCCGGGAGATACGGAATCGTTCGAGATTCGACTTGGTAAAGGAACTTCCTAAAATCCTATCCGATCCCGATACCAGAGAAGATACTCTTTTCGCGGTTCTGGATCTCTTTTCGGAGACCGAGGAATTGGATTCTCTCGCTCCGAATTGGAGTTCCGAAAGCGAAAATCTATTCAAGATCACTAAAAAGACGGAGATCCGAAGGCGCGTTCTGGATCTGGCTGAAAAGAAAAAAGAAAAAAGACTTATCTATGTAGTGATCGACGGCCTTACCCATCCCGATTACGAGCTAAGACAGATCGCCTATCGTTGCGTCCAGCTTATGAAGGACGATCGTGCCATGCCTTACGTTCTGGATCTGGCAAATTCCCCAAATCCGATTTTTCGGGAATATTTTTTGGAATCCTCCGTCTGGATCAAGGACGAGCGGGTCCAGAATCTGATACAGAAATTCGCTTCGGATGAAAGTCCGGCTCTTAGAAGTAAGTTTTTTATTATATTGCAAAAAAATAATATATTCGATTCGAGAGGCCTGATTCCTAAGATGGCGGCCACCGATGAAGACGAGGATGTGCGTTATCACGCCCTGGAAATCCTGAAAGACAGGAAAAGTAGGCAGTATATTTCCCTCTTTTATAAGGGGATCACCGAACAGAATCCGGATCTCCGTGCAGTGTGTGTAGAAGCCCTGTTTCCGTTCGGGGATAAGCAAGGGGCAAAATCTGTCTCGGAACAATTGTCTCGGGAGCCCATCAATAGCCTGAAAATCAGGATGATAGATCTTTTGCTGGATTTGGGAAATCACGGTGGAGGACAGGGTTTGCTTACCGTTTTGGAAAACGATAAGGACCCGACTCTGCGCTCTAGGGCCGCCGAGGCCATAGGAAAGCTGGCGTACAACCCGGGCGCCATGGATTTAAAGAGGATTTTGGATAAGGAAAAAAATCTGGACGTAAAACTTTCCATTTTACGTGCATTAGGCGATTTGAAGGAAAAAACCTCCGTCCCGGCGCTCATCACTTTCGCTTCGAACCGAAGGGAAAAACTGTCCTTGCGGATGCAGGCAGTCGATACGATCCGGGTCATAGGAGATCCGGATTGTCTTCCCGCGTTATTCGACGCCTATGTCTTCGAAAAGACCCCTGAAATCAAGTCGGAGTTGGAAAGGGCTACCCGTGAAATTCTGCTGATCAAGACGACCAGATGAATTCGCAGGAAAAAATCCGCTGAGGCGATCGTAAGGATTTACAGGTGAAATCTTTTTCTTTCCTTTTGCGGGCTCGATATGTTCTGTTCCTTTGGATTCCGTTTTTCTTCTGCGTTTTCTCCTGTAGGGCCCGAGTAAATTTTGTCCGCTCAGCACCTTCCGCGGAGATCGAATCCAAAAAAGGGATCCCGGATCCGAACGTATGGAACGGAGCGTTTTTGGTGAGCGCCTCCGAAATCGGATCAGAGAGATTGAAAAAGATTCTGGCGGATCCGAATAACTTTTCTAGACCGGAATCGGATTCGGATCACGTGCAGGAAGGGTTTTCCGAAATGGAAAAGTTCGGCGCTAGAGTGTTTTTGATCATCATCAAACCGAAGGTAGGCGGGAGGGAAGTCTCCGATCTGGGAGAAACCGGAATCAGATTGGGCGAATGCGACGCGGTCGATAAATTAGAATATCCTTATACATATGTCGTTTTTCCGGAGGCCGCTTTCGGCCAGGCGGAAAGATATCCGAAAACTCCCCAAGAAGCTTACAAATCTCTGACGTTTCCCCGAAAAAAAGCGAGGCATTATTACGAAGAGGAAACGAGAAGGATCTTGGCCGCGTTTCCGGGAAGGTGTTTCGTATCCGGAGAAAATCGGTTAGAAGTACAGATTTTAGGGAGCGAACTTTTGCTCTTCCGTTTTCTTTTCCAGTACGGCGGATCGGGGACTCGCTAGTCGGCTTTCCGTTCCTAA contains:
- a CDS encoding peptidoglycan recognition protein family protein, which encodes MIAVLTVRCNAGQPLTHETVEGKIQEPTFPILSLLKPGENTADLSAPRKGNRTRGILVHHTRGLSPEEYIRRSAAGGWLVHYLVDKSGKIYGTDEPDKIRLKAAPKTDEDVIHISWEGNREEILKRPVQKKAFLKLVRRIASDYKIPFTNYDIDSKNGIFTHSQAKKRYGRFLDGGECGSENVLKTILEESGGKYFSETEWKERFGPDWVLRREKPFSGPTGEPREPTYDKGRGVTPTPKAELETIEKTLEGLLPEERRLKYNHRGTISADCVVLHFTAIPDYNATLNVLEKRNLSATFLADKDGKIYQLLDHHLHAAAAATGTNRNCFQVEIVGKDTEMLLGNPKQTEAVAKLVKELSRKYEFPLNNKSIERLNGVYSHTQAKKKWGGSIFLDAQDFDPGEPYMKRILESVGGTFYEEKDWQDRKSEDWILLHTDFQP
- a CDS encoding tetratricopeptide repeat protein, yielding MATGKEPRSAKLFLLAGTFFATSCASLQSLWKPEDLFVKSLQLPAWVLDSSIKLRVFNDTPNTANPEDALPEDDIAFYSGNARVLMAASPAAMKDIYKMAGCLDGTELVTIRGNKITENQEDIWYGICRSGASDMVVFKVFDMGNESLYRLYEEELLPSWEEARKIMQTNPEKAMRLANRLIEHEPAHPGARRLLGSLYLKSGYCLGAVRNYRIYLRIIPHTPEKAKIDSLLSKSCKDGLVPKKKEPKEFSEEPPQLGE
- the ribH gene encoding 6,7-dimethyl-8-ribityllumazine synthase — protein: MPKELKAKLNGSGQKHCIIASRFNEFIVESLLKGALDALNAAGVEDKDITVVRIPGAYEFPVVVSKAAASKKYDSIICLGAVIRGATAHFDFVAGESAKVGSIGVQYSLPVVFGVLTTDTIEQAVERAGTKAGNKGYEAALTAVEMVNLLALL
- the nusB gene encoding transcription antitermination factor NusB, whose product is MSVSRRKAREIAVMALYQLELVKPPISEVLKFKWYDKKIETEERDFAVSIINGVVKNSEAIDTLIKKYSRNWDFERISPVNKCILRLSIYGLLNSMEIPPIVVIDEAVELTKEFESENSVPFINGILNSILQYETNRHGKPDPQKPDLPGDGRT
- a CDS encoding tetratricopeptide repeat protein, which encodes MENPIRKNRIFLETEEPKTSAYYGEEPESFQPRRSYNKLAFFWAAMVLLILLAFLAAGWYYFSHRSGEIAGGGFPGSKDLLAPKGDISRLLERPYLPEGSANPQLTKCINLYKERFTRQAFDYCTEFLNGPSTEPEKSLALTVLGVIHDEAGRFPLAIERLQKAILYDPKNVHAYYNLTLAYKHNGQFADARSTAMKAKELAPDDPRIALLAGNLFNEINDPDAAIDSYKRGLSSAPDDPYLTYNLAVSYFKKGELPQAEEQFKLVVLKSRGGKLAALSNSYLGNIAYNRGELAAAEHYFREAANLSPNDAKALYNLSVVLKKNGKQEEALKYLELAKQAGASDPEIFRSIAESFEQLNQGEQSISTLQKGLKYNPNNLDLLFQLAETYYNRGDLLAAEETYRRIVDSTPGDSFTETALLNLGVVLDQMERYGEAVTYLNRLIEINPKNAKAYYNLGLVYKHTGNGVQTIENFRRAAYLDPSDIKPKEALGDYYLENKFYREAIEEYSVIVKQKEDNYKVALKLAEAYIGSNQSSNAEKVLLQVLNQSRNPAELQQAHKKLALLYNKSKDPDLRNRAKDEAYRSAHMNPEDYEGRLVLTKILLDSNSVLDREKAIEELTAIVRSEVRPKTASTAYNYLGVAYYKNGEYKKAVRSFQNSIDLDPSNTEAYDNKRAAAAALEGASVREGAF
- a CDS encoding HEAT repeat domain-containing protein; the protein is MFSEEAKDPFREEVLSGGRKQARAIREIRNRSRFDLVKELPKILSDPDTREDTLFAVLDLFSETEELDSLAPNWSSESENLFKITKKTEIRRRVLDLAEKKKEKRLIYVVIDGLTHPDYELRQIAYRCVQLMKDDRAMPYVLDLANSPNPIFREYFLESSVWIKDERVQNLIQKFASDESPALRSKFFIILQKNNIFDSRGLIPKMAATDEDEDVRYHALEILKDRKSRQYISLFYKGITEQNPDLRAVCVEALFPFGDKQGAKSVSEQLSREPINSLKIRMIDLLLDLGNHGGGQGLLTVLENDKDPTLRSRAAEAIGKLAYNPGAMDLKRILDKEKNLDVKLSILRALGDLKEKTSVPALITFASNRREKLSLRMQAVDTIRVIGDPDCLPALFDAYVFEKTPEIKSELERATREILLIKTTR